In Gemmatimonadota bacterium, one DNA window encodes the following:
- a CDS encoding glycosyl hydrolase family 32 has product MNALLYNGIVLPEAWPPRNVDEGGPAPVPIPYLDDPPEVICIDLGRQLFVDDFLIASTSLTRVFGEAKIHEASPVLSPETDEEMDNGYCPMAAPFNDGAWYDPEDGLFKLWYMPGWFHSTALAISRDGIHWDRPDLDVVRGTNLVWPNRDGYDRDGCLVWLDYDAERPEERFKMFQYYRYDTGGNATASEGWLHTSPDGIHWSDPVVTTPVGDNTSFFYNPFRKKWCMSIRRQSANLRARFYRECDDFLPTWDQERDEVLWQRIDSLALPDPALPDHRVALYDVNVTPYESLMLGLFAIFRGPENDICAEKGVPKTMDLELGYSRDGFHFSRPNRTPFLASSRRIGDWNRAYLHAVGGVCMVVGDEVWIYFTGFSGQSPKLGKTDVGEIGRSRRVMYAGASTGLATIRRDGFASMDAGASGGMLTTRPVVFKGHRLFVNVEVPRGELRVEVLEENGRSVEGLRADQCVPLCVDRTCCEILWTSGQNLSSVSGRPVVFRFYLQSGRLFSFWVTDDPNGASSGYLGAGGPGCTKGRDLPG; this is encoded by the coding sequence ATGAATGCATTGCTGTACAATGGGATTGTGTTGCCGGAAGCTTGGCCCCCTCGCAATGTGGATGAGGGAGGTCCGGCACCTGTTCCCATTCCCTATCTGGACGATCCGCCAGAGGTGATTTGCATCGATCTGGGCAGGCAGTTATTTGTGGATGATTTTTTGATTGCATCTACTTCTCTGACAAGGGTTTTTGGCGAGGCAAAAATCCATGAGGCGAGCCCTGTTCTGAGTCCTGAGACGGATGAAGAGATGGACAATGGCTATTGTCCGATGGCTGCACCATTTAATGACGGCGCGTGGTACGACCCCGAAGATGGGTTGTTTAAGCTGTGGTACATGCCGGGCTGGTTTCACAGTACGGCACTGGCAATAAGCCGGGATGGCATTCACTGGGATCGTCCAGATCTCGATGTTGTGCGCGGTACGAATCTCGTATGGCCCAATCGGGATGGATACGATCGAGACGGGTGTCTGGTGTGGCTGGACTATGACGCAGAAAGACCCGAAGAACGCTTTAAGATGTTTCAATATTATCGGTATGACACAGGGGGAAACGCGACTGCCTCAGAGGGCTGGTTGCACACATCGCCCGATGGAATTCACTGGTCCGACCCCGTTGTGACCACACCCGTGGGCGATAATACGTCATTTTTTTACAATCCATTTCGCAAAAAGTGGTGTATGAGCATTCGGCGGCAGAGTGCCAATTTGCGCGCGCGATTTTATCGGGAATGTGATGATTTTTTGCCTACATGGGATCAAGAGCGCGATGAGGTTCTCTGGCAGCGCATCGACAGTCTCGCTCTGCCCGATCCCGCTCTGCCCGATCACCGGGTCGCACTTTACGATGTGAATGTAACACCTTATGAGAGTTTGATGCTGGGGCTGTTCGCAATTTTTCGCGGGCCTGAAAATGATATTTGTGCAGAGAAGGGTGTACCCAAAACAATGGATTTGGAACTGGGGTATAGCCGCGATGGGTTTCATTTTAGCCGCCCAAACCGCACACCTTTTCTCGCCTCGTCGCGCCGTATTGGCGATTGGAATCGGGCGTATTTGCACGCGGTGGGCGGTGTTTGTATGGTGGTGGGGGATGAAGTGTGGATTTATTTTACGGGTTTTTCCGGCCAGTCGCCAAAGCTCGGCAAGACAGATGTGGGGGAGATCGGGCGAAGTCGGCGCGTGATGTATGCGGGTGCGAGTACGGGGTTGGCAACTATTCGGAGGGACGGTTTTGCATCTATGGATGCAGGTGCCAGTGGCGGTATGCTGACCACGCGCCCTGTGGTTTTTAAGGGGCATCGGTTATTTGTGAATGTGGAGGTACCGAGGGGTGAATTGCGGGTGGAAGTTCTGGAAGAAAATGGGCGTTCGGTCGAAGGTTTAAGAGCGGACCAGTGTGTGCCGCTTTGTGTGGATCGCACCTGTTGCGAGATTTTGTGGACTTCTGGTCAGAATTTGTCTTCGGTCTCCGGGCGTCCTGTAGTATTCAGGTTCTATTTGCAGTCGGGGCGATTATTTTCGTTTTGGGTTACGGATGATCCCAATGGGGCGAGTTCTGGATATCTGGGGGCCGGTGGACCCGGTTGTACAAAGGGGCGGGATTTGCCCGGGTGA
- a CDS encoding zinc-binding dehydrogenase, with protein sequence MSNKTLRYLDDGSIELFEREVSDPGENEVQIEGGACGICSWDVVTAKLGNQMHPMAPPGHEGVGYVAKIGAGVTDFKEGDRVAGGGFANIRNLSAQRVFKIPESDLPDEYWIVEPVSCAVTGIDHCQIQPGNRIVVVGCGFMGLLILQGLLRYPLDDLIVLDIVQSRLDLAQQLGVGEVYNTAEVDLQDLSRELKSREIDVVVDTSGSQAGLDLSTDIVKRGGRINLFGWLKGQTASFDPTKWHLGGFTVVNSAPASKLRDTFGPAIRLIHKGIIDLKPLVTHTAMLEDYPALMGQILAGDESYIKGVVTLK encoded by the coding sequence ATGTCAAATAAAACGCTTCGTTACTTAGACGATGGCAGTATTGAACTGTTTGAAAGGGAAGTGTCAGATCCCGGAGAGAACGAAGTTCAAATTGAAGGCGGCGCATGTGGGATATGTTCGTGGGATGTGGTTACGGCTAAGCTCGGCAATCAGATGCACCCGATGGCACCTCCGGGGCACGAAGGCGTTGGTTATGTCGCCAAAATCGGTGCTGGTGTCACGGATTTCAAAGAGGGCGACCGGGTCGCTGGCGGTGGTTTTGCCAATATCCGCAACTTATCCGCTCAGCGCGTTTTCAAAATCCCGGAATCCGATTTGCCGGATGAATACTGGATTGTCGAACCCGTGTCCTGTGCTGTTACGGGTATTGACCATTGCCAGATTCAGCCCGGGAATCGCATTGTGGTCGTCGGCTGTGGATTTATGGGCTTGTTAATCCTGCAAGGGCTTCTGCGCTATCCCCTCGACGATTTGATCGTTCTGGATATTGTCCAAAGTCGTCTGGATCTCGCGCAACAACTCGGCGTTGGAGAGGTGTATAACACGGCTGAGGTTGATCTACAGGATTTATCGCGCGAACTCAAGAGTAGAGAGATTGACGTGGTTGTCGATACCTCAGGTAGCCAGGCCGGATTGGATCTATCTACCGATATTGTGAAACGCGGCGGGCGCATCAATCTCTTTGGCTGGCTCAAAGGTCAGACCGCCTCTTTTGATCCCACAAAGTGGCATTTGGGGGGATTTACTGTTGTCAATTCCGCGCCGGCTTCAAAATTGCGAGATACTTTTGGCCCTGCGATTCGCCTTATTCACAAAGGTATTATTGATCTCAAACCGCTGGTGACACATACGGCAATGCTCGAAGATTATCCGGCTTTGATGGGACAAATTTTGGCGGGCGATGAGAGCTATATCAAAGGGGTTGTGACGCTGAAATAG
- a CDS encoding NAD(P)-dependent oxidoreductase, whose amino-acid sequence MSILVTGGSGFVGSWVAKLLAEEGEDVIAFDMFERRDDFLSHVSDRITFVEGNILGFAHINEIVRNNSDLTGIVHTAALLGGDVRDNPHFATQVNVGGTHNILEVARQVGGLKVVYVSSGAVYGKQEGPLTEDTPMIPSDPYGATKAMSEHLCHQYYATYSVDVLCARLFFLYGPPNAPGPDAGFNTRIFAGLSGQDVSLPQGREQKADWTYIEDAARGVLLMLRATDVASRSFNIATGTYNPIDEIIEVVRRHSPGNPRYEVGPGVNLERGAPLDIALARDQLGYEPKYDLESGVRAYRAWFDQRRA is encoded by the coding sequence ATGTCCATTCTCGTTACCGGAGGGTCTGGTTTTGTCGGTTCATGGGTCGCCAAACTCCTCGCCGAAGAGGGCGAAGATGTCATTGCTTTTGATATGTTTGAGCGGCGCGACGATTTTTTGTCCCATGTGTCTGATCGCATCACCTTTGTTGAAGGCAATATCCTGGGCTTCGCTCATATCAATGAAATTGTGCGCAATAATTCGGATCTCACGGGTATTGTTCACACGGCCGCGCTTTTGGGGGGGGATGTGCGCGACAATCCCCATTTTGCGACACAGGTCAATGTGGGGGGGACGCACAATATTCTCGAAGTCGCGCGACAGGTTGGCGGGTTGAAGGTCGTCTATGTATCCAGCGGTGCGGTTTATGGCAAGCAAGAAGGACCGCTGACGGAAGACACGCCTATGATTCCCAGCGATCCCTATGGCGCGACCAAGGCGATGTCGGAACATCTTTGCCACCAGTATTATGCGACTTATAGCGTCGATGTTCTGTGTGCGCGTCTCTTTTTTTTGTATGGTCCTCCCAATGCCCCTGGCCCGGACGCGGGCTTTAATACGCGCATTTTTGCCGGTCTGAGTGGGCAGGATGTAAGTCTGCCTCAAGGCCGCGAGCAAAAGGCCGATTGGACTTATATCGAAGATGCCGCGCGGGGTGTTTTGCTCATGCTCAGGGCGACAGATGTGGCCAGCCGATCTTTTAATATTGCGACGGGCACGTACAATCCCATTGACGAAATTATCGAAGTCGTGCGGCGGCATTCACCGGGCAATCCCCGGTATGAAGTTGGCCCAGGCGTCAACCTCGAGCGCGGCGCGCCACTCGATATTGCCCTTGCCAGAGATCAACTCGGTTACGAGCCCAAATACGATCTCGAATCCGGCGTGCGGGCTTATCGCGCCTGGTTTGATCAACGACGTGCGTAA
- a CDS encoding NAD(P)-dependent oxidoreductase yields the protein MNVLILGGSGFLGPYVVKALEDHHQLRVTDIMPIDTPHDTRQVDVSDFAQVMSAAEGMDVIINCSVQRTHRKIAFGVNTMGTHNALCAAVAYGMKRFINTGPRFSLVGPSYLDYDHTISEKIPPQPGTELYAMSKGLGLEICRLFSEHHPLHILSLIFSRFRNPTADPHNTDDSTLSISARDAAQAVKCAIEVDLQTLPSRFEVFFITTDLPHNRFPNTRARSILGFEPRDKLESYWTKPA from the coding sequence ATGAACGTCCTCATCCTCGGTGGCAGTGGTTTTCTCGGTCCTTATGTCGTCAAAGCACTCGAAGACCACCACCAACTTCGCGTCACCGACATCATGCCCATAGATACACCGCACGACACGCGGCAGGTCGATGTATCCGATTTTGCTCAAGTCATGTCCGCTGCCGAGGGCATGGACGTCATCATCAACTGCTCTGTTCAGCGCACACATCGCAAAATCGCTTTTGGCGTGAACACAATGGGAACGCACAACGCACTCTGCGCCGCAGTTGCGTATGGCATGAAACGCTTTATCAACACGGGACCGCGCTTCTCGCTCGTCGGGCCTTCCTATCTCGATTACGACCATACCATCTCTGAAAAAATCCCCCCACAACCCGGCACGGAACTCTATGCGATGAGCAAAGGCCTCGGCCTCGAAATCTGCCGACTCTTCAGCGAACACCATCCGCTACACATCCTCTCGCTCATCTTCTCGCGCTTTCGAAACCCCACCGCAGACCCACACAACACCGATGACAGCACCCTCAGCATATCGGCCAGAGATGCCGCACAAGCCGTTAAGTGCGCCATAGAAGTCGATCTCCAAACGCTTCCATCGCGCTTTGAAGTCTTCTTCATCACCACAGACCTGCCACACAATCGCTTCCCAAACACGCGCGCACGCTCAATACTCGGCTTTGAGCCCCGAGACAAACTCGAATCCTACTGGACAAAACCCGCCTAA